ACTGCACCGCGCGGATGCTTTATGCCAAGTGGCTGGGTGCTGCAATTTTGGCCAAGCTTGGGCGCAGCGATGCTGCGTTGCGCATGGCGCGTGAGGAAACCTCTGTTCAACTTTCCCCTACCGGGGATTCACTTACAACTTGAAAGGACTACAGCATGTTTGCTGCAATTCACGACACTTTCGGCGAGCCCGCCGAAGTTCTTTACACGCGCGAAATCGACGCCCCTACCCCGTCTGCGGGAGAGGCGCTGGTTCGGATGGTGCTTTCGCCGATCCACAATCACGACCTTTGGACGATCCGCGGGAATTACGGCTATAAGCCTGAACTGCCCGGCGCGATTGGTGGCACCGAGGCGCTCGGTATTGTTGAGGCTGTTGGCGAAGGTGTTGATGACGCGCTGATTGGCAAGCGCGTGGTCATTGCCGGTGTTCACGGCACATGGGCCGAGTATTTTGTCGCGCCGGCGGGTGGTTTGCTGCCCCTGCCCGATGCGATTGCCGATGAGGCCGGAGCGCAGTTGATTGCGATGCCGTTCAGCGCGCTGTCATTGCTTGAAACGCTTAAGGTTGGCGAAGGCGAATGGTTGATCCAAACGGCGGCGAATGGCGCGGTTGGCAAGATCATGGCCGGTCTGGCCAAGGCGCGTGGCATCAACATCATTAACCTTGTGCGGCGCGAAGAGGCGGCGGAAGAGTTGCGCGCGGCGGGGATGGACAATGTTCTGTCGACGTCGGACGAAGGCTGGGTCGCGGCGGCACGCGAATTGATCGGGGCTGCTGGAGCGGTTTCGGCGATTGATTCCGTTGGCGGCGAGATCGCGGGCAAGCTTGTTGAGCTGCTGGGTAAAGACGGCGAGTTGGTCGTGTTTGGCACGGCCACGGGCGCGCCGCTGAGCATGTCGTCGGGCGAGTTGATCATGAAACACATTACGGTCAAAGGTTTCTGGGGCTCGCGGGTGAGCAACGAGATGGCGCCGGACACGCGTCTGCGTTTGATCGGCGAGTTGGTCAAGCTGGCGGCGAGCGGGCAATTGCCGCTGGATTCCGGTGGCAGCTTTGCCTTGGCGGACAGTGTTGAGGCGATGAAAGCCGCCCTGACCACCGGACGGACCGGCAAGGTTATGCTGCGCCCTTAAGCGGTTATGAATGGTGGTATCGGCCGGTTTATGGCCGGTGCCACCGCTTTGGGTTGTCAGGTTTGTTTGGGTCGCCTTGGGCGGATTTGAGCCGCGCGCCGCAGGTGGCATGAGCCGTGCCGGTGGTGTGGCGGTTTGGCCTTTGTTTGGCACGTGACGATGCACAAGAATTGCAAAGCGATGGTATCCGAGGCCGGGCTCGCTCGGTAAACTATACTAGTTGAAATCCACCATATGAGAGATTTTGTCGCGGCTTCTGCCTCCCCCAACCTACGCACCAAGAAGCACGCGTTAGCTTAACGCCGCCAAGCCGTTAGATAAAATTTAGGAGGCGTTAGCTTTCAAGCTCAAATGCGTTGGGTTGGGATACTGCTGACCAATACGGTCGGGCTTTGTCGCACAGAGGCGTTTCTGAGCTGCAAGGCCCCTTAACCAGTCGTACCTACGTGACAATCTTTTCCGCAGGTTTCCGTTTGCAGTTCATGGGTATTCATCCGTTTTCTAAAGACCGCGGCGGCCCCATGCAGAAAGGCAGGATCACGACGTTCAGGCAGAATAACTGGACCGACTGCGGGCGATTTTTTAACGATCAGTCAACCGACCTTTGAGAGCGCATCCCAATTTTTGGGCGCGCCTTGCACTCTATGATCTGGTTGCAACTGGCTGACCCGCCGCAATGAAGACGGAAATCAGGGTTCGATGTGAGCGCTGGAACCGCCATAGTGTAAGAATGAATAAGCCAATAGCTGCGAAGGACCAGATATTAATCCATTCGGGAACCAGTCTTTCCGTTTTTCAAACAGATCATCCAAACTCAGCTTCATTTTGCCATCGAACGGCGCCAAAAGGTAGTACATTGCAAGAAATTCCGGTCTAATTTTTTGCTTTTGCAAATGCTCAACCGAGTCAGGCACCTGTTTTCTAGGACTAATGTACATATTAATAGAATCGTCATTAGACATCACATTCACTCTCAAAGATTTTGCAATAAGTTCTATCTCTGATTTGTCTAAGATTCCCACGCGATGCATTGCCAAAGGCAACTCTATAGTTACCGCTGCTTTGAAAAAGAGCTCCGCACCTTTCACATGGCTAAAGCTACGCTCACCGAAAGAGCACTCTGGGTGGGCTATGTTCTTGTTATCAGGTGTGGGTGCGTAAGCCCACGAAACCGTTCCGTTTTTCTCTTCGTACCAGTTGTGCCTGAAAAAGTTGTACGACTTCTCGCAAACATCCCGGTAACGTTCGTTCCGCGTTATCGCATACGCTTCCGCTGCAACTGCTGCGTATAGATGGGTGTGATTCAGCGGCTCGATGCTGGCATTCCATTTCGACACGAAATACCCGCCTTTTGATAGGGGGTGTTCAACGAACTCATCGAGGTGCGCTTCTAGCCCCTCGCAAACGGTATCAGTCAATTCCTTCTTCATTTTCTCTGGGAGCTTATCGCCAGCCCTGATTAGCAAGTCAGTGTAAGGCAAAAGCAACAGTCCAGTGCTCTCGACTTCACATGACCTCAATCCTTGGTCTTTTCGGCCGGCAAGTCGCGTGCCCCAAGAGGAAAGGGACCTTGCCACGCAAATCGTCAGTTAGCCCCAATTGATCATCGCGGAAGGCCTTGAAACTGGAGTGCACCTGATCAAACAACTCTAAAGCATGCTGCGATTCAGTTGCACAATAGTACATTGATAGCGCCCTGCCCCAATACCCCCAACGCCATGACCATTCCCGCCCTCTTTCACCAACCTTAAACTTAGACTGACGCGTGAAAATTGAATCTATGTTTTTGCAAAGCGTTTTGTAAAAATGGTTATTGGCTTCATCTTTGTTCATTTTACGTCCAAAAATTTACTTATATTTCTTAAACATACTGCGCTACGGGCATTGGTGAAAATCTGCTACATGGTTATCTAAACTTGCCCTCCTTTGTTCTATTGGCCATGCATCAACGTCTGGGCGCTCCTGTCGAAGCTGTCGAACTACCCGGTTGAGACTTGACTTGCTCCGCAGAAAAGTCCTGCGTTTATTGTTAATCCGTCTTGCACCCTTCTGTCTAACGTGTGGCGACTTCGAAAACTGCGTCTTTCGTGTGTAAAGCGGTTTGGCGCAGATCTTGAGCCTTTCAGCGACATCTTTGACCGCGCATTGACGCTCGGCCAGTTGCGCTATGGAGTACTGCTTTAACTTTTTCGTAAACCAAATTCCCTGATTTGGGATGGAGGAAATTGCCAGACATACCTCAGCAGGAATGACGGGATCGAGCCTGATGACAGGCATGCGAAGCCGTCAACCGGTTTGCTCTGCCTTGGAGGCTTGTATTGCTTGAACCACGGCTTGGGTGGTCCTTTCGATGTGTTCGCGCATGATCTGCTGACCTGCATCGACATCCTTGTCCAGAGCGGCCTCCATCAATGCGCGGTGTTCCCGGCTGATGTCGCGTGTCAGAACGGTGCGCACACGGCTTAACCTGCGATAGCGTTCGTGGTGGTTAAACATGCTGGCGCGGGTGCGCAGCAACCACACAGATGGGCAGGCCGCCACCAGCGCCTCGTGAAACGCATGATTGAGCCGCTCCCAATCAGACAAGGCCGCGGCGCTTTTGCCGGGGTCGGCTTCCAGCCGCTCAAGACGATGGAACGTCGTGATCACCTTCTCTTCCCATTCAACGTCGCCTTCAGGGAAGGAAAGCTTGAGCGCTTCCGCCTCGACCATTTTGCGAAGATCGCCGATCTCGCGCGCGTCTTGGGCCGTGAACGGTGCGACAACGAATCCTCGCTGGCCGAGAATCGTGACCAGATGATCGCCGGCCAAACGCGACATGGCCTCGCGCAGGGGGCCGGTGCCGATATCGTAGCGCTTTCGCAGCATGTCGATCTTTAGCTTCTGACCCGGAGCGAGCGCGCCCGAAACGATGTCCTCCCTAAGAAGGCGGTACGCGCGCTCTGAGGCGGTTTTTTCTGTGCCGTCGATGTCCAAGGTGCTTTGAAACTCCATTTTTCGCTCTTGCTTAGCAAATCTGACCCGTCCGGCCAAAGGCTTTACAAAAGCATACAATTTTGCGCCCTCGTCGTAAATATAGATATTTTAATTGACTTGGAAAAAATATCGGCATTAATTGCGCCCCGGAGGTGGAGATGAATCACGAAGCGAGTCCCATGTTGCAGCAGAACAGCCTGTTGCGTTTAAGCGGTGCGATTGCGCGGCTTGAGACCTTTGCGATCGGTGCGTTGATGGTGTCGATCTTTGCGCTGCTTATGTTGAACGTGGTGTCCCGCGCGGTTGGCGCGCCGGTGATCTGGGTGGATGAAGCGGCTGTGTTCCTGATGATCTGGGTCGCTTTGTTCGGGGCGTCTTTGGCGCTGGCCAAGCGCGAACACCTTGCGGTTACGCTGGTTTCCGACACGTTTGGCGTCAGAGCACGGCGGCTTCTGAGTGTTATCGTGGACGCGCTTCTTTTCGTTTTCTTCGTCCTGTTCGCGATCATTTTGTGGCGCTGGTTTGATCCCATAACGCTTTGGCAAGCCGGGTCGGTCGTGGCCTTCTCGCGAGAGACATTCAACTTTCTCTACCAAGAGCCAACAGTCACCTTGGGTGTGCACAAAGTCTGGTTCTGGCTGATCCTGCCGGTGTTTTGCCTTAGCGGATTGGTTCACTGCGCGGCGCAGCTGACCCGTTCCAAGGGGGCGATGCAATGATCGCTGCAAGCAGCTTTTTCGCCTTTCTGGCGGCCGGGGTTCCGATCTCTTTTGCGCTTATTTTCCTTGCCCTTGTTTACATCGCGGTCACGGGCAACTGGATCTTGCTGCAATCCTTTCCACAACAATTCTTCGGTGGGATGGAAAATTACGGGCTGCTGGCTTTGCCGCTCTTTATTTTGCTGGGCGAGTTCATGAATGCCGGGGGCATCGGGCGCCGGTTGATGGCGCTTGCGCTTGCCATGCTTGGGCGGCTGCCTGCCGGGCTTGCTTATGTGAACATCGTCGCGAACATGATGATGGCGTCGATTCTGGGCTCAACGGTTGCGCAGATTACCATCATGTCCCGCATCGCGGTTCCCGAGATGGTGCGCGCCGGCTATCCCAAGGATGTCAGCGTGGCGATCACCGCAGCCGGCGGTTTGCTGGCGCCGATTATCCCGCCGTCGATGATGTTCATCATCTATGGCGTGATTGCTCAGCTTCCGATCGGCAACCTTTTCATTGCAGGGATCATTCCCGGCGCAATGATGTTTGCGGGCTTTATCCTTGTCGTGATGTGGCTGGGGCGCAAGCACGGGTTTCCAGCGACCGCCCCCATGCCGATGCAAGAGCGCGGCAAAGCTGTTTGGAATGCGCTTCCGGCGGCTTTGATCCCTGTGCTGATTGTCGGGACGATCCTTGGCGGCATTGCGACACCGACAGAGGCTGCCGCGATTGCGGCTGCTGCTGCCGCCTTCATCGGCCTGTTTGTCTATCGCGAGATGACATGGCGGCAGATCCTTCCGGCATTTGTCAGCGCCGGACGGGGGGCTGCCGTGGTTTTGTTCCTTATTGCGGCCGCTCAGGTGTTTAGCTGGGTCATCACCTTTGAAAACCTGCCGGCGCTTGTGGCGGCGTGGATGCAATCGCTGACCACCTCGCCGGTCATGTTCCTGCTTATGCTGAATGTGCTGCTGCTGTTCCTTGGTATGGTGGTGGATCCGATCCCCGCCATTATCCTGATCGTGCCTGTGTTTCTTCCGGTTGCGACGGATGTTTACGGCATTGATCCCTTTCAGTTTGGCGTGATCATCTGCCTGAACCTGACGATGGGGCTGCTGACGCCGCCGGTCGGGACCGGGCTGTTTACCGCAGCTTTGATGACGGGCGAACGCGCCGAACGCATCGCCCGCCTGATCCTGCCGTTTCTTGGGTCCATCGCGCTTGTGCTGATCCTGCTCGCCTTCTTCCCTGTGTTGTCCACAGTTTTGAAGGATGCGTTCTGATGGCTCGGGTTGCGGTTCTTGGTGGCGGATTGATTGGCTGTGGTTGGGCGGCGGCTTTTGCGGGTGCCGGACACGAGGTTGTCGTGGTAGATCCAGATCCGGCAACGGCTGATCGCCTTGCCGACACTTGGACCAAGGCACAGCCCGCCATGTTGGCGCTTGAAACGCTGGCAGAACAGACCCAAGCGCCGCGCCACGAAAGCAGCGCCGACGCTCTGGCGAGCGTTGAGCTTGTGCAAGAGGCGTTGCCCGAAAATCTCGCGCTTAAACACCGGGCCTTGGGCGAGATTGAGGGGATCATCCCCGCGCATGTGCCGATCGCCTCCTCGTCTTCGGGGTTCACGCCGCAAATGATTGCGCAAGGCATGGAATTTCCCGAAAGGCTCTTTATCGCCCATCCTTGCAATCCGCCCTACCTGATGCCGACGGTCGAGTTGATCGGGCAGGAGATTACGCCCGCCTCGGCGCTTGATGCGGCACAGGCCCTGTATGAAGGGATGGGCAAAACCGTTCTTCGCATGGCCAAACCCATGCAGGGCCATCTGGTAAACCGTCTGCAATTCGCCCTTTGGCGCGAAGCTGTCAATCTGGTTGCCAGCGGTGCGGCCACCCTGCCCGATGTTGAGCGCGCCGTGACCGAGGGGCTTGCGCCGCGCTGGTGCTTGATGGGGCCGGCCGGGGTGTTCCATCTTTCCGGCGGAGCGCGTGGCATGGAGGGTTACCTCGACGCGCTCGGCCCGGCGACGAGCGCCATGTGGGACGACCTTGGTGCGCCCGATCTCGCCAAGGCAGCCGATGCGTTGATCGCCGGAATGGCCCAGTCTGACCCACGCCCGGTCGCGGAGATTGGCCAAGCGAGGGACGAAGCGTTGCCGCGTGTTTTGCGCGCGCTCAAGCCGATCAAATCAAACTATCACCAAAAGGGAGGAACGACATGAAACGTCTATTTAAGTATGCTTTGGGTTTGGCCGCATTAGCAGCCCCCCATATCGCCCAATCCGAGGAATACCGCCTTGGGCTTATCACGCCGCCGCCACACCAGTGGACCGTTTCAGCCACGCAAGCCGCAGCTGAAATCAAGGAGAAAACCGACAGGCGTGTCGACATCCTGATTTTCCCATCAGGGCAGCTGGGCAATGAATCCCAGATGCTGCAACAACTGCAAACGGGCGCGATGGACTTTGCCTTTTTCACCTTGGGTGAATTTGCCAACCGCAACCCCAACTATGGTATTTTCCTTGCGCCCTACCTTGTTGAAGACGTGGCCGGAGCGCGCAGTTTGCTGAAAGGCAAAACAGCTCAGAAGCTGCTGGACGGCATGGCCGATTTTGGGCTTGTCGGCTTTGGCTGGGGCATGGCCGGGATGCGGATCATTGTCACCGGAGAGAAAGTTGAAACCGTTGGCGACCTCGACGGCAAGAAAATCCGCACCATTCCGTTCGCGCCGGAACTCGCCTTCTGGGAAGCTCTGGGTGCAGCGCCGACGCCGATGCCATTGCCCTCGCTCTATGATGCGTTTGCCAATGGTCAGGTCGACGGAATGCAGATCGACGTCGAAGGCACATGGAACACCAAATACTATGAGCACGCTGAATCCATCATCGTGTCCAATCACATGATGTTCCCGATGGCCGCCATTGGGTCCGGGCGCAAATGGGCCGGGATTGCCGAAGCCGACCGCGCCGTTATCCAAGAGGTATTTGCCCGCAAGTTGGATGAGATGGTCGTCGGCTATGGCGAAATTGATGCAAAATACAAAGCCAGCCTAGAAACAACCGATATTCCGGTCACAACGGTCGGGCGTGAATGGTTCGGCCCGGCGATTGACGCATGGTATAGCGAATGGCGCGAGAAAGCTCCGATGCTGGTCGAGCTCGAAGCTGAAGCGAAGAAGTAAACGTCCGGGCTGGGCATGATTTCTTGCCCGGCCCCACCAACAGGAGAAAACCGCAATGTCTGCCCCTTACCGCGATCTGCGTTACTTGCGTCAGCCCGTTTTAAACCTTGAGGACGCTGAAAAATTCGGGCGTGAGGTGTTGGGCCTGCAGCTGGAAGACAGCACGGAGCAGGCGCGCTACTTTCGGTCGGACAGCCGCAACCACGCGCTTTGTTTTACAGAGGGCGGCGTGCCTTCGGTGGCGCTTACCGTGGCGGAAAAAGCGGATCTGGACAGGGTTTTTGATCAGTTGAGCGAGGCCGGATATGCGCCGCGCTGGCTATCGGATGACGAGGCAGAGCAGCGGCAGATCAAAACCGGCATCACGGTGAGCGCACCCAACGAAGTGCAGGTTGATATTGTCTGGCGCCCGCTGACCTCGGGCTGGCCATTTCACGGCGCGCGCCATACCGGTCTGACCGAACTTCAGGCCGTGCAACTGGCCTGCACCGACATTCAGGCGAACGAGACGTTTTGGACCAAGGGCATCGGTGGAACCGTGTCTGATTGGGCCGGGCGCGCCGCCTTTATCAATATCGACGGTGCGCATCACCGCATCGCGCTTTATCCGTCGGAGCGCGATGGCGTTCTGGGCATTACCTTTGGTGTGCAAGAGACCGAAGATGTCATGCGCAACTGGTATGTCATGCAAAAACTGCAGCTGCCCGTCGCCCACGGCCCCGGCCGCCAGCCGACGTCTGGTGCCTGTTTTGTGACCATGCGCGGCGTCGGTGAAATTCTCTATAGCTATGCCACAGCCATGGCCCCACCCAACGCGACCGGCCCAAGGCAGTTTCCTGATACCGCCCTGAGCCATTGTGCGTGGGGCTCGCCCTCGACACTGGCAGAATTCAACGGAGGATCGGACGCATGATCGAGCTTAAAGACGTCGTTTATTGCCGTTTGGGCACCAAGGATCTGGCGGGTGCCGAGTGGTACGCGATCAACATTCTGGGGTTGGAGGTGTCCGGGCGACGCCCGGGAGCGGTCTATTTCAAATCGGATCAGAGACAGCATACGTTGTGCTATTTTGAGGGCGACCCGGAGGATCAGACAACAGCATTCGAAATCGGCTCGGCTGATGACCTGAACAAAGCTGGGGCGACGCTCGAAAGCCTTGGCCATGATGTGCACTATGGTCGGCGCGAAGAATGCGAGTTGCGCTTTGTGCAGGCCTTCATCCGGTTCAACACCCGATGGGCAACCAGATTGAATTTGTTCTGCGCCCCGACACCACGGCCCAAGCCTATCACGGGACGCGCGATGCGGGGATCACAGGCTTTAGCCATGTTGGGCTTTGCTCCAATGATCTTGAGCGCGATGAGTTGTTCTGGACCCAAGTATGCAACGCGCGGGTGTCCGACAGGATCGGCGATGCCCCCCTCATGCGGCTTGGCACAATCCATCACTCGATCGCATTGTTCCCGTTTCACAAACCCGGCATTCAACACATCAACCATCAGGTCGGCGGCACCGATGATATTCAGCGCAGCTTTAATTTCGTGCGCGAGAACCAGGTGAATGTGACGTTCGGACCGGGGCAGCATCCGACCTCCTCTGCCGAGTTTCTCTACTTCACCGGGCCAGAGGGAATGACCTTTGAATATTCTAGCGGCGTTGTCGAAATTCACGACGAGCCGCTTTGGCGCGACCGGCAGTTCCATTTCGAGCCGAAGGGCTTCTGTAAATGGGGTTCGGCCCCGAATATCGAAGCGTTCAAGGATTGATGGTCATGGAAGAGCTTGCCAGGACCACACGTATCGCCGCGCGCGCCCTTGGTCGGGCCGGGCTTGTGCATGCCTATGGCCATTGTTCCGCGAGAATAGATCAGGATCGCTTCCTCGTCTGCCCGTCGGTTCCGATGGAGCATGTCGAAATCGGCCAACCCTGTAGCGTTGTGCCCGTTGTCGGCGATCTGCCGGAGGGGGTGTTGGGCGAAGTCCGGCTTCATCAACAGATCTATGCCCGTCGACCCGAGGCCCAAGGCGTTGTCCGCTTCATGGGCCCGCAAATGATGGCGCTGGCGGCGTTGGGGCAAGCCCCGCAAATCCGTCACGGCTTTGGCACTTATTTCGCGCCGGAAGTTGGGTTTTGGTCTGACATTCAACTGGTGCGTGATGATGCGCGGGCGCGTGGAGTGATTGATGCAATGGGCGACGGCGCCGGCGTGATGATGCGCGGGAACGGGGCGGTGGTTGCGGGGGCGTCGCTGCCCGAGGCCGTATCGCTGGCGTGGTATCTGGAAGATATGTGCCGCGTCGAATTGGCCGCGCAGGCAACTGGATTGGCCGATGCGCCAACGATCCCCCCGCCGAAGCCGAGACCCGCGCCACGCGGCAAGGGCGCATCTTTGAACGTATGTGGGACTACTTGAGCCATGGCGACCCAGAGTTGTCAGGCGGCAATTGAAAGGCAGGTTATGCAAAAAATACTTAACTTCATCGACGGTGAATTCACGGCGGGAACGGGCGGCGAGTTTGCCGATCATTTCCCGACCACAGGCGAGGTTTTTGCCGAAGTGTCGGCTGCCGGGAAATCCGATGTCGATGCCGCTGTTGGTGCCGCGCGCGCAGCACTTAACGGACCATGGGGGCGGATGAGCGTTCCCGAACGCGTGGCGTTGCTGCGCAAGCTGGCCGACGGGATCAACGCGCGTTTCGATGAGTTTCTGGCAGCAGAAATCCGCGATACGGGCAAGCCGACCAGTATTGCCAGCCACATCGACATCCCCCGCGGCGCGGCAAACTTCAATGTGTTCGCGGATCAGATCCAGACCTCGTCGACAGAGACCTTCGAGATGGCCACGCCGGATGGCGGCGGCGCTCTCAACTATGCGCTGCGCGGCCCTCGTGGTGTGATTGCCGTCGTCTGCCCTTGGAACCTGCCGCTTCTGCTGATGACTTGGAAAGTGGCCCCTGCCCTTGCCTGCGGCAATACTGTCGTGGTCAAACCCTCCGAGGAAACCCCGGCCACGGCCACCCTGCTGGGCGAGGTAATGAACGAGGTCGGCATCCCGCGCGGCGTTTATAATGTTGTGCATGGCTTTGGCCCCGGTGCTGCGGGTGAATTCCTCACCGCGCACCCGGATGTCGACGGTGTTACCTTTACCGGCGAAACCCGGACCGGCGAAGCGATCATGAAATCCGCCGCAAACGGTGTGCGCCCTGTGAGCCTTGAACTGGGCGGCAAGAACGCTGGCATCATCTTTGACGATGCCGACCTCGACGCCACGCTCGAAGGGATCGGGCGCGCCTGTTTCGCCAATACGGGCCAAGTCTGTCTGGGCACTGAACGGCTTTATGTGCAGCGTGGCATCTATGAGCGCATCTGCGAAGGTCTTGCGGAAAAGGCGCGCGGCTATCAAATGGGCGATCCGTTCGACAGCGCAACCACCATGGGCACCGTGATTTCAGCCGAGCATCGTGCCAAAGTGCTGTCTTATTACGAGAAAGCACGCGCCGGAGGTGCAGAGATTCTTGCCGGTGGCGGCACGCCCGATGTGGCGGGGTTTGACGGCGGCTATTGGGTTGAACCGACTGTTTGGACGGGATTGGCAGAAGACCATCCCGTTGTAACCGAAGAGATTTTCGGCCCCTGCACCCATATCACGCCGTTTGACAGCGAAGACGAGGGTGTCGCGCTGGCCAACGCTTCGCCCTATGGGCTGGCTACGTCGATCTGGACCAGCAATCTGGGCACCGCGCACCGTGTTGCCAAGCAGATCGAAGTTGGCATCACTTGGGTCAACTGCTGGTTCCTGCGTGATCTGCGCACGCCATTTGGGGGCTCGAAATCCAGCGGGATCGGGCGTGAAGGCGGGGTTCACTCGCTCGAATTTTACACCGAATTGCGCAACGTCTGCATCAAGCTTTGAGGAAAGAAACATGCTAAGTGAAAAAGACCGCCAGACCTGTGTTGACGGGTTGCTTGAGAGCCATCGCACCAAGGTTCAGGGCCGCCGCCCGTCGGAAATGTTTCCCGACATCGAAATCGCCGACAGCTATGCGATTTCCAGCGCCGTGGCCGCGGCCAAAGAGAAAGAGGGCATCAAGATCGTCGGCCACAAGATCGGCCTGACATCCAAGGCGATGCAGGCGGCTTCCAAGATCGACGAGCCGGATTACGGCTATCTTTTCGACGATCTTATCCTTCAGGATGGGGCCAAGGTAAACTTCGATGACTTCTGTGTGCCGCGCGTCGAACCCGAGCTGACATTTATCCTCAAAGAACGGCTTCAAGGGCCCAATGTCGGGCTGATTGACGTGATGCGTGCGACAGAGTGGGTTGTCCCCTCGATCGAGATCATTGATGCCCGCGTTACGGAACCGCGCAAGATTTTCGACACGGTCGCCGACAATGGCGCCGCTGCCGGCATCGTTTTGGGTGGGCGGCCGGTGCGGCCCGAAGACGTTGATCTTCGCTGGGTCGGCGCGGCGTTCTATCGCAACAGCCAGATCGAAGAGACCGGGTTGGCCTGTGGGGTTCTGGGGCATCCGGCAATGGCCATCGCATGGCTGGCCAACAAGCTGGCCCCGTTTGATACCGCACTGGAGCCGGGGCACATGATGCTTTCGGGCAGCTTCACGCGCCCGGTTTGGGCCGAGAAAGGCGATACACTCCACGCTGATTTCGGTCCGCTCGGCTCTGTCGCGGTGCAATTCGTATGATGCGCACACCGGAAAACGAGTTCAAGCGCCGCCTGCTGGCGGGTGAGGCGCTTGACGGGCTTTGGATGTCCCTTGCAAGCCCTGTCGCAGCCGAAGCGCTAGGCCTGTTGGGCTATGATTGGCTGATGTTTGACACGGAACATGCCCCGGTTGATCTGGCACAGGTGCAACCCCTGTTGCAGGCGGCCTCTGCTGGCACCTCAAGCCTTGTGATGCGCCCGGCGTGGAACGATAAGGTGCTGATCAAACGCGCGCTTGATATCGGTGCGCAAACGCTGCTTGTGCCATTCGTGCAAAACGCCGAGGAAGCCGCGGCAGCCGTTGCTGCGACACGCTATCCTCCGCACGGTATTCGCGGCGTTGCCGGTGGCACCCGCGCCAGCCGGTTTGGTCTGGCGAGTGATTATTTTGAGAAAGCCGACCAGAACATCGCGGTCCTTGTGCAAGTGGAAACCGTGGAGGCGATGGCGCAGTTGGAAGAGATCGCTGCTGTGCCGGGGGTGGACGGCGTATTCATCGGCCCCTCTGATCTTGCGGCAAGCTATGGCCATCTTGGCAATCCCGGCCATGCGGACGTTCAAACGGCGCTTAAAGAGGCCGCGGCCCGGCTTGGCGCTGTGGGGACGCCTGCAGGTATTCTTGCCACCAATAGCGAGGACGCCAAGCGCTATCGCACTTGGGGCTATGCCTTTGTGTCCTGCGCTGTCGACCTAGGGCTGTTGGTGCGAAGCGCCGCCGCAACTTTGAAAACCATGCGTGATTGATTGCGCCAGTACTGTTTGCCCTGCTTGCCGGGGGTAAGCCGATAAAGACCTGATCCGGTCTTTTCGTCATTCGTGCAAAAACGCGCCAACAAGCTGATTGGCCGTTTTTGCACGAAGGGCTTCACGCCAAGGTCTGCAAGCTGGTGGTTAAAAACAACGTC
This genomic window from Rhodobacteraceae bacterium D3-12 contains:
- a CDS encoding 3-hydroxyacyl-CoA dehydrogenase NAD-binding domain-containing protein, yielding MARVAVLGGGLIGCGWAAAFAGAGHEVVVVDPDPATADRLADTWTKAQPAMLALETLAEQTQAPRHESSADALASVELVQEALPENLALKHRALGEIEGIIPAHVPIASSSSGFTPQMIAQGMEFPERLFIAHPCNPPYLMPTVELIGQEITPASALDAAQALYEGMGKTVLRMAKPMQGHLVNRLQFALWREAVNLVASGAATLPDVERAVTEGLAPRWCLMGPAGVFHLSGGARGMEGYLDALGPATSAMWDDLGAPDLAKAADALIAGMAQSDPRPVAEIGQARDEALPRVLRALKPIKSNYHQKGGTT
- a CDS encoding TRAP transporter small permease subunit, with the translated sequence MLQQNSLLRLSGAIARLETFAIGALMVSIFALLMLNVVSRAVGAPVIWVDEAAVFLMIWVALFGASLALAKREHLAVTLVSDTFGVRARRLLSVIVDALLFVFFVLFAIILWRWFDPITLWQAGSVVAFSRETFNFLYQEPTVTLGVHKVWFWLILPVFCLSGLVHCAAQLTRSKGAMQ
- a CDS encoding VOC family protein yields the protein MSAPYRDLRYLRQPVLNLEDAEKFGREVLGLQLEDSTEQARYFRSDSRNHALCFTEGGVPSVALTVAEKADLDRVFDQLSEAGYAPRWLSDDEAEQRQIKTGITVSAPNEVQVDIVWRPLTSGWPFHGARHTGLTELQAVQLACTDIQANETFWTKGIGGTVSDWAGRAAFINIDGAHHRIALYPSERDGVLGITFGVQETEDVMRNWYVMQKLQLPVAHGPGRQPTSGACFVTMRGVGEILYSYATAMAPPNATGPRQFPDTALSHCAWGSPSTLAEFNGGSDA
- a CDS encoding FCD domain-containing protein — translated: MEFQSTLDIDGTEKTASERAYRLLREDIVSGALAPGQKLKIDMLRKRYDIGTGPLREAMSRLAGDHLVTILGQRGFVVAPFTAQDAREIGDLRKMVEAEALKLSFPEGDVEWEEKVITTFHRLERLEADPGKSAAALSDWERLNHAFHEALVAACPSVWLLRTRASMFNHHERYRRLSRVRTVLTRDISREHRALMEAALDKDVDAGQQIMREHIERTTQAVVQAIQASKAEQTG
- a CDS encoding TRAP transporter substrate-binding protein: MKRLFKYALGLAALAAPHIAQSEEYRLGLITPPPHQWTVSATQAAAEIKEKTDRRVDILIFPSGQLGNESQMLQQLQTGAMDFAFFTLGEFANRNPNYGIFLAPYLVEDVAGARSLLKGKTAQKLLDGMADFGLVGFGWGMAGMRIIVTGEKVETVGDLDGKKIRTIPFAPELAFWEALGAAPTPMPLPSLYDAFANGQVDGMQIDVEGTWNTKYYEHAESIIVSNHMMFPMAAIGSGRKWAGIAEADRAVIQEVFARKLDEMVVGYGEIDAKYKASLETTDIPVTTVGREWFGPAIDAWYSEWREKAPMLVELEAEAKK
- a CDS encoding zinc-binding dehydrogenase, with protein sequence MFAAIHDTFGEPAEVLYTREIDAPTPSAGEALVRMVLSPIHNHDLWTIRGNYGYKPELPGAIGGTEALGIVEAVGEGVDDALIGKRVVIAGVHGTWAEYFVAPAGGLLPLPDAIADEAGAQLIAMPFSALSLLETLKVGEGEWLIQTAANGAVGKIMAGLAKARGINIINLVRREEAAEELRAAGMDNVLSTSDEGWVAAARELIGAAGAVSAIDSVGGEIAGKLVELLGKDGELVVFGTATGAPLSMSSGELIMKHITVKGFWGSRVSNEMAPDTRLRLIGELVKLAASGQLPLDSGGSFALADSVEAMKAALTTGRTGKVMLRP
- a CDS encoding TRAP transporter large permease translates to MIAASSFFAFLAAGVPISFALIFLALVYIAVTGNWILLQSFPQQFFGGMENYGLLALPLFILLGEFMNAGGIGRRLMALALAMLGRLPAGLAYVNIVANMMMASILGSTVAQITIMSRIAVPEMVRAGYPKDVSVAITAAGGLLAPIIPPSMMFIIYGVIAQLPIGNLFIAGIIPGAMMFAGFILVVMWLGRKHGFPATAPMPMQERGKAVWNALPAALIPVLIVGTILGGIATPTEAAAIAAAAAAFIGLFVYREMTWRQILPAFVSAGRGAAVVLFLIAAAQVFSWVITFENLPALVAAWMQSLTTSPVMFLLMLNVLLLFLGMVVDPIPAIILIVPVFLPVATDVYGIDPFQFGVIICLNLTMGLLTPPVGTGLFTAALMTGERAERIARLILPFLGSIALVLILLAFFPVLSTVLKDAF